A window from Aquabacterium sp. NJ1 encodes these proteins:
- a CDS encoding tetratricopeptide repeat protein codes for MKKHKPSVPASLPREEAQQLVNLFNAGRYADVELRARLLVDLYPTAPFAWKILGTVLLVQGKDGLKALQKTVALLPTDPEAHSNLGNMYKALGRFEEAAASHQQAIQLKPDHALAHYNLGIVLRDLGRPADAVVSFRQAIKLKPDFTDAYFNLGIALTDLDRFEEAAASYRQALALQPKFLGAHCNLGIVLKDMGRYDEAVAAFQRLLELKPDDAAAHNNLGNLLKDLGRLDEAAAHCREALKLKPDYNEATSNLLFALNYVAGQQPDVLLNEAKAYGERVARGVQPYTSWPNTRDAARPLRVGLVSGDLNQHPVGFFMEGVLKALSAQDGARAAGRLSLHAYATQARRDALTERLQACCDSWCVAAGLSDQALAERIRADGIDILVDLSGHTAYNRLPMFALKPAPVQVSWLGYFATTGVAAIDYLLADPWTVPHAHEAHFTEQIWRLPETRMCFTPPDADVPVAPLPALNQGHITFGCFNNITKLNDEVVALWARVLKAVEGSRLMLKAKQLDEASVKQGLLSRFEAQGIDPQRLTLAGRSPRAEYLAAYGEVDIGLDPFPFTGGTTSAESLWMGVPVLTLDGDRLVSRQGVGLMMNASLADWVARDADDYVAKAVAHAADVPALAALRAGLRQQVLASPVFDGERFARHLESALRGMWLKWCENKV; via the coding sequence ATGAAAAAGCACAAGCCCTCCGTCCCTGCCAGCTTGCCGCGCGAAGAAGCGCAGCAACTGGTCAACCTGTTCAATGCCGGTCGCTACGCAGACGTCGAGTTGCGCGCCCGCTTGCTGGTGGACCTGTACCCCACCGCGCCCTTTGCCTGGAAGATCCTGGGCACCGTGCTGCTGGTGCAAGGCAAGGACGGCTTGAAGGCGTTGCAAAAGACGGTGGCCTTGCTGCCCACCGACCCGGAAGCCCACAGCAACCTGGGCAATATGTACAAGGCCCTGGGCCGCTTTGAAGAGGCCGCAGCCAGCCACCAGCAGGCGATCCAGCTCAAGCCGGATCATGCGCTGGCGCATTACAACCTCGGTATCGTTTTGCGTGATCTGGGGCGTCCGGCCGATGCCGTGGTGAGCTTTCGCCAGGCGATCAAGCTCAAGCCCGATTTCACGGACGCGTACTTCAACCTCGGTATTGCCCTGACGGACCTGGATCGCTTCGAGGAAGCCGCAGCCAGCTACCGTCAGGCCCTGGCTTTGCAACCCAAGTTTCTGGGCGCGCATTGCAACCTGGGCATCGTGCTCAAGGACATGGGCCGGTATGACGAGGCCGTGGCCGCCTTCCAGCGCCTGCTCGAACTCAAGCCCGATGACGCCGCCGCGCACAACAACCTGGGCAACCTGCTCAAGGACCTGGGGCGGCTGGATGAGGCTGCTGCGCACTGCCGCGAAGCGCTCAAGCTCAAGCCCGACTACAACGAAGCGACCAGCAACCTGCTGTTTGCACTCAACTACGTGGCCGGCCAGCAGCCCGATGTCTTGCTGAACGAAGCCAAGGCGTATGGCGAGCGCGTTGCCCGCGGCGTCCAGCCCTACACCAGCTGGCCCAACACGCGGGATGCCGCGCGCCCGCTGCGCGTCGGCCTGGTGTCTGGCGACCTCAACCAGCACCCGGTGGGCTTCTTCATGGAAGGCGTGTTGAAGGCCCTGTCTGCGCAGGATGGGGCCCGAGCAGCCGGCCGCTTGAGCCTGCACGCTTATGCCACACAGGCCCGCCGTGATGCGCTGACCGAGCGCCTGCAAGCCTGTTGCGACAGCTGGTGCGTCGCCGCCGGCTTGTCTGACCAGGCGCTGGCCGAGCGCATCCGCGCCGACGGCATCGACATCCTGGTCGATCTGTCAGGCCACACGGCTTACAACCGCCTGCCCATGTTCGCGCTCAAGCCCGCACCGGTGCAGGTGAGCTGGCTGGGCTACTTCGCGACCACGGGCGTGGCCGCCATCGACTACCTGCTGGCCGACCCATGGACGGTGCCGCACGCGCACGAGGCGCATTTCACCGAGCAGATCTGGCGCCTGCCCGAGACGCGCATGTGCTTCACGCCGCCCGATGCGGATGTGCCCGTGGCGCCGCTGCCGGCTTTGAACCAAGGCCACATCACCTTTGGCTGCTTCAACAACATCACCAAGCTCAATGACGAGGTGGTGGCTTTGTGGGCCCGCGTGCTCAAGGCGGTGGAGGGCAGCCGCCTGATGCTCAAGGCCAAGCAGCTGGACGAGGCCTCGGTGAAACAAGGCTTGCTGAGCCGCTTCGAGGCCCAGGGCATCGACCCGCAGCGGCTGACGCTGGCGGGACGATCGCCGCGTGCCGAGTACCTGGCAGCCTATGGCGAGGTCGACATCGGCCTGGACCCTTTCCCCTTCACGGGCGGCACGACCAGCGCCGAGAGCCTGTGGATGGGCGTGCCGGTGCTCACGCTGGATGGCGACCGGCTGGTGTCGCGGCAAGGCGTGGGTTTGATGATGAACGCGAGTCTGGCTGATTGGGTGGCCCGTGACGCGGACGATTACGTGGCCAAGGCCGTGGCGCATGCGGCCGATGTACCGGCCTTGGCGGCGCTGCGAGCCGGCCTGCGCCAGCAGGTGTTGGCGTCACCGGTGTTTGATGGTGAGCGCTTTGCGCGCCACCTGGAGTCGGCGTTGCGCGGCATGTGGCTCAAGTGGTGTGAGAACAAGGTTTGA
- a CDS encoding DUF4442 domain-containing protein encodes MTDDAVPVVPPASTVAPNRFARLLSKLERLPPAWRLKLVGFGFGLNTPYFRTNRCRILKLEPHRVTVGIKLARRVRNHVGGIHAVAATLAAEYASGLLVGQHVPDDAIVVVKTIHVELRKPNRGHVRATASLTPPETQLMGMEPKGSLKVPITIEDAKGQTPITGYMEMAWLPKKRKPEAEASK; translated from the coding sequence ATGACTGACGATGCCGTGCCTGTAGTGCCTCCCGCTTCGACGGTGGCCCCCAATCGCTTTGCGCGGTTGTTGAGCAAACTGGAGCGCTTGCCGCCCGCCTGGCGTTTGAAGCTGGTGGGTTTCGGGTTTGGGCTGAACACGCCTTACTTCCGCACCAACCGCTGCCGCATCCTGAAGCTGGAGCCGCATCGGGTGACGGTGGGCATCAAGCTGGCGCGGCGGGTGCGCAACCATGTGGGGGGCATCCACGCGGTGGCGGCCACGCTGGCGGCGGAGTACGCCAGTGGGCTGCTGGTGGGGCAGCATGTGCCGGACGATGCCATCGTGGTGGTGAAGACGATTCATGTGGAGTTGCGCAAGCCCAATCGGGGGCATGTGCGGGCCACGGCGAGTTTGACGCCGCCTGAGACGCAGCTCATGGGGATGGAGCCCAAGGGGAGCTTGAAGGTGCCGATCACGATTGAGGATGCGAAGGGGCAGACGCCGATCACGGGCTATATGGAGATGGCCTGGTTGCCCAAGAAGCGTAAGCCTGAGGCTGAGGCGAGCAAGTAG
- the mmsB gene encoding 3-hydroxyisobutyrate dehydrogenase: MNIAFIGLGNMGGPMARNLLKAGHAVTVFDLNKEAVAGLVGEGALSAASPAEAAREAAFVLTMLPASAHVEAVLTGLQGVLSGAQKGVPIVDCSTIDPATARRLAERCTAQGNPFADAPVSGGTGGAAAGTLTFMVGASDALFAQAQPVLQAMGKNIVHCGGTGTGQVAKICNNLLLAISMIGVSEAMTLGASLAIDAKVLAGIINTSSGRCWSADTYNPFPGVMEGVPASRGYSGGFGVDLMLKDLGLATDAAKGAHQPLMLGALAQQLYQAWSQQGQGKLDFSSIIRMYQGQGTSGG, translated from the coding sequence ATGAACATCGCCTTCATCGGCCTGGGCAACATGGGTGGGCCCATGGCCCGCAACCTTCTCAAGGCCGGCCACGCGGTCACCGTGTTCGACCTCAACAAGGAGGCGGTGGCGGGGCTGGTGGGCGAGGGGGCCTTGTCTGCGGCTTCGCCTGCCGAGGCGGCTCGTGAGGCCGCATTCGTGCTGACGATGCTGCCGGCGTCTGCGCATGTGGAAGCCGTGTTGACGGGGCTGCAAGGTGTGTTGTCGGGCGCCCAGAAGGGCGTGCCCATCGTGGACTGCAGCACCATTGACCCGGCCACCGCACGCCGCCTGGCCGAGCGTTGTACTGCGCAGGGCAACCCATTTGCGGATGCGCCGGTATCGGGCGGCACGGGTGGGGCGGCGGCTGGCACGCTGACTTTCATGGTGGGCGCCAGTGACGCCTTGTTTGCGCAGGCGCAGCCGGTGTTGCAGGCCATGGGCAAGAACATCGTGCATTGCGGTGGCACGGGCACGGGGCAGGTGGCCAAGATCTGCAACAACCTGCTGCTGGCGATTTCGATGATCGGGGTGTCGGAGGCGATGACGCTGGGTGCGTCGCTGGCCATTGATGCGAAGGTGCTGGCGGGGATCATCAACACGTCTTCAGGGCGTTGCTGGAGTGCGGACACCTACAACCCGTTCCCGGGGGTGATGGAGGGGGTGCCGGCGTCACGCGGCTACAGCGGTGGCTTCGGGGTGGACTTGATGCTCAAGGATCTGGGGCTGGCGACGGATGCGGCCAAGGGGGCGCATCAGCCTTTGATGCTGGGGGCGCTGGCGCAGCAGCTGTACCAGGCGTGGAGCCAGCAGGGACAGGGCAAGCTGGACTTTTCTTCGATCATCCGGATGTACCAGGGGCAGGGTACTTCGGGTGGTTGA
- a CDS encoding CoA-acylating methylmalonate-semialdehyde dehydrogenase translates to MSLTPSLYGNTDGTHTVRLLINGEFVDSTSTERRPIINPATQEVLAQVPFATPDEVNAAIASAKAAFKTWKTTPLAARMRIMLRFQALLREHLSRIAGVLTNEQGKTLADAEGDIIRGLEVVEHACSVGTLQLGEFAENVANGVDTYTLRQPIGVCAGITPFNFPAMIPLWMFPMAIVCGNTFVLKPSEQDPMSTMEIVALALQAGVPAGVLNVVHGGKDVVDALCTHPDIVAVSFVGSTEVGTHVYNLASQHGKRAQSMMGAKNHAVILPDANKEQSLNALVGAGFGAAGQRCMATSVAVFVGAAKDWLPDVVARAKLLKVNAGVQPGTDVGPVISPRAKARIEALIASGVEEGAELLLDGRGISVPGYERGNFVGPTVLAGVKTHMRVYTQEIFGPVLVTLCVDTLDEAIALVNANPFGNGVGLFTQSGAAARKFQSEIDVGQVGINVPIPVPVPFFSFTGSRGSKLGDLGPYGKQVVQFYTQTKTVTARWFDDSSVNTGVNTTISLR, encoded by the coding sequence ATGAGCCTCACCCCCAGCCTGTATGGCAACACCGATGGCACACACACCGTGCGCCTGCTGATCAATGGCGAATTCGTGGACTCCACCTCCACAGAGCGCCGCCCCATCATCAACCCGGCCACGCAAGAGGTGCTGGCCCAGGTGCCCTTCGCCACGCCCGATGAGGTCAACGCCGCCATCGCCTCGGCCAAGGCCGCATTCAAGACCTGGAAGACCACGCCCCTGGCCGCGCGCATGCGCATCATGCTGCGCTTTCAGGCCCTGCTGCGCGAGCACCTGAGCCGCATCGCCGGCGTGCTGACCAACGAACAAGGCAAGACCCTGGCCGACGCCGAGGGCGACATCATCCGGGGCCTGGAAGTGGTGGAGCACGCCTGCTCGGTGGGCACGCTGCAGCTGGGCGAGTTCGCCGAGAACGTGGCCAATGGCGTGGACACCTACACCCTGCGCCAGCCCATCGGCGTGTGCGCGGGCATCACGCCGTTCAACTTCCCCGCGATGATCCCGCTGTGGATGTTCCCCATGGCCATCGTGTGCGGCAACACCTTCGTGCTCAAGCCCTCCGAGCAGGACCCGATGTCCACCATGGAGATCGTGGCGCTGGCCTTGCAGGCGGGTGTGCCGGCCGGCGTGCTCAACGTCGTGCACGGTGGCAAGGACGTGGTGGACGCGCTGTGCACGCACCCCGACATCGTGGCCGTGTCCTTCGTGGGCTCGACCGAGGTGGGCACGCACGTCTACAACCTGGCCAGCCAGCACGGCAAGCGCGCGCAGTCCATGATGGGCGCCAAGAACCACGCCGTGATCCTGCCGGACGCCAACAAGGAGCAATCGCTCAACGCCCTGGTGGGCGCGGGTTTCGGCGCGGCCGGTCAGCGCTGCATGGCCACCTCGGTGGCCGTGTTCGTGGGCGCCGCCAAGGACTGGTTGCCCGATGTGGTGGCCCGTGCAAAGCTGCTCAAGGTCAACGCCGGCGTGCAACCCGGTACCGATGTGGGCCCCGTGATCTCGCCGCGCGCCAAGGCCCGCATCGAAGCGTTGATCGCCAGTGGTGTGGAAGAGGGCGCCGAGCTGCTGCTCGATGGCCGCGGCATCAGCGTGCCGGGTTATGAACGCGGCAACTTCGTGGGCCCCACCGTGCTCGCTGGCGTGAAGACCCACATGCGCGTCTACACGCAAGAGATCTTCGGCCCGGTGCTGGTGACGCTGTGCGTGGACACCTTGGACGAGGCCATCGCCCTGGTCAACGCCAACCCCTTCGGCAATGGCGTGGGCCTGTTCACGCAAAGCGGTGCGGCGGCACGCAAGTTCCAGAGCGAGATCGACGTGGGCCAGGTGGGCATCAACGTGCCCATCCCCGTGCCCGTGCCCTTCTTCAGCTTCACGGGCTCGCGCGGCTCCAAGCTGGGCGACCTGGGGCCGTATGGCAAGCAGGTCGTGCAGTTCTACACGCAGACCAAGACGGTGACGGCGCGCTGGTTCGATGACAGCAGCGTCAACACGGGTGTGAACACGACGATCAGCCTGCGCTGA
- a CDS encoding acyl-CoA dehydrogenase family protein, producing MDALLTEDQRLVRDAARAFAQAELAPHAAQWDQEGKLPDAVVRQMGELGLLGMLVPPELGGSRTDDLSYAMAIEEVAAGCASCSTLMSVHNSVGCVPILKFGTPAQQQQWLPRLASGEVIGAFCLTEPHAGSEADALKTRAVFEDDSWVLKGSKQFTTNGERAGMAIVFAVTDPALGKKGLSAFIVDTATPGFTVARKENKMGIRASDTCAITLENCRVPAANLLGQRGEGLKIALSNLEGGRIGIAAQAVGIARAALDAAKAYAAERVQFGKPIEQHQAIAHMLADMHTRLNAARLLVHHAARLRTAGVPCISEASQAKLFASETAEWVCSKAVQIHGGYGFLEDYPVARHYRDARITQIYEGTSEIQKIVIARHI from the coding sequence ATGGACGCCCTGTTGACCGAAGACCAGCGCCTGGTGCGCGATGCCGCACGCGCTTTTGCCCAAGCCGAACTGGCCCCCCACGCCGCCCAATGGGACCAGGAAGGCAAGCTGCCCGACGCCGTGGTGCGCCAGATGGGCGAGCTCGGCCTGCTGGGCATGCTGGTGCCGCCCGAGCTGGGTGGCTCGCGCACCGACGACCTGAGTTACGCCATGGCCATCGAAGAGGTGGCTGCTGGTTGCGCTTCGTGCTCCACCTTGATGAGCGTGCACAACTCGGTGGGCTGCGTGCCCATCCTGAAGTTCGGCACGCCCGCCCAGCAGCAACAATGGCTGCCCCGGCTGGCCAGCGGCGAGGTGATCGGCGCCTTCTGCCTGACCGAGCCGCATGCTGGCTCCGAGGCCGATGCCCTGAAGACCCGCGCCGTGTTCGAGGATGACAGCTGGGTGCTCAAGGGCAGCAAGCAGTTCACCACCAATGGCGAGCGCGCCGGCATGGCCATCGTGTTCGCCGTGACCGACCCGGCGCTGGGCAAGAAGGGCCTGTCGGCCTTCATCGTGGACACGGCCACGCCTGGCTTCACGGTGGCGCGCAAAGAGAACAAGATGGGCATCCGTGCCTCGGACACCTGCGCCATCACGCTGGAGAACTGCCGCGTGCCCGCCGCCAACCTGCTAGGCCAGCGCGGTGAAGGCCTGAAGATCGCCTTGTCCAACCTGGAGGGCGGGCGCATCGGCATCGCGGCGCAGGCCGTGGGCATCGCGCGTGCGGCGCTCGATGCCGCCAAGGCCTATGCCGCCGAGCGTGTGCAGTTCGGCAAGCCCATCGAGCAGCACCAGGCCATCGCCCACATGCTGGCGGACATGCACACCCGCCTGAACGCCGCGCGCCTGCTGGTGCACCACGCCGCCCGACTGCGCACGGCCGGGGTGCCCTGCATCTCGGAGGCCTCGCAGGCCAAGCTGTTCGCATCCGAAACCGCCGAGTGGGTGTGCTCCAAGGCCGTGCAGATCCACGGTGGTTACGGCTTCCTGGAAGACTACCCCGTGGCCCGCCACTACCGCGACGCCCGCATCACCCAGATCTACGAAGGCACCAGCGAGATCCAGAAGATCGTGATCGCCCGCCACATCTGA
- a CDS encoding SDR family NAD(P)-dependent oxidoreductase, translated as MQVSDSVFLITGGASGLGAATAQMALQAGARVVIADLAEPREGTFAPSERLVYVKTNVCDEDSGQAAVQTALQRFGRLDVLVNAAGIGPAEKIHGKNGPHRLDSFTRTIQVNLIGTFNMMRLAVPAMINSGVPGGSAEPTASQGVIINTASVAAFDGQIGQAAYSASKGGVVAMTLPAARELARDRVRVMTIAPGIFETPMLLGLPQEVQDSLGRSVPHPSRLGKPAEFAAMVRSIVDNEYLNGEVIRIDGGIRMAAK; from the coding sequence ATGCAAGTATCCGACAGCGTCTTCCTGATCACCGGCGGGGCCTCGGGCCTGGGGGCTGCCACCGCGCAGATGGCCTTGCAGGCCGGCGCCCGCGTGGTCATTGCCGACCTGGCCGAGCCACGGGAAGGCACGTTTGCGCCCTCCGAACGCCTGGTCTATGTGAAGACCAATGTGTGTGATGAAGACAGCGGCCAGGCCGCCGTGCAGACCGCGCTGCAACGCTTTGGCCGCCTGGACGTGCTGGTCAACGCCGCCGGCATCGGCCCGGCTGAAAAGATCCACGGCAAGAACGGCCCCCACCGGCTGGACTCCTTCACGCGCACCATCCAGGTCAACCTGATCGGCACCTTCAACATGATGCGCCTGGCCGTGCCGGCGATGATCAACTCGGGCGTGCCGGGTGGCAGCGCCGAACCCACGGCCTCGCAGGGCGTGATCATCAACACCGCCTCCGTGGCCGCCTTTGACGGGCAGATCGGGCAGGCGGCGTATTCGGCCTCCAAGGGTGGCGTGGTGGCCATGACCCTGCCCGCCGCACGCGAACTGGCACGCGACCGTGTGCGCGTCATGACGATCGCCCCCGGCATCTTCGAAACCCCCATGCTGCTGGGCCTGCCACAAGAGGTGCAGGACTCGCTGGGCCGCTCGGTGCCCCACCCCTCGCGCCTGGGCAAGCCCGCCGAGTTCGCCGCCATGGTGCGCAGCATCGTGGACAACGAATACCTCAATGGCGAGGTGATCCGCATTGACGGCGGCATCCGCATGGCCGCCAAATAA
- a CDS encoding AraC family transcriptional regulator has translation MKPERGTISIHFVQEALRCVRERGLGVDGFLQRAGIPAAFVDEPLARVSPAQFGALWRDIARALDDEFFGLDSHPARQGTYVLMCHSVLDCDNLGHALKRILRFMRLVLDDMHGSLEVEGDQAVLRLHDRQGPQRLFAYATFLIMVYGLACWLTGRRLQLIEGAFRCPESDASGASAEYRVLFCEALQFDAPQTRLCLPASDLQLPIVQNAGTLQAFFKGVPDNFLVKYRNPKSLAARIRRRLREQPPAQWPDLAVLCGELHLTEATLRRRLREEGHSYQSLKDDLRRDMAITRLQDSRRPIEAIATELGFAEPAAFYRAFRKWTGARPSDYRDALPSVASR, from the coding sequence ATGAAGCCCGAGCGCGGCACCATTTCCATCCATTTCGTGCAGGAGGCCTTGCGTTGTGTGCGCGAGCGTGGCCTGGGCGTGGACGGCTTCCTGCAACGGGCCGGTATCCCGGCGGCCTTCGTGGACGAGCCGCTGGCGCGCGTGTCGCCCGCCCAGTTCGGTGCCCTGTGGCGTGACATCGCCCGCGCGCTGGACGACGAGTTTTTCGGTCTGGACAGCCACCCCGCCCGGCAAGGCACCTACGTGTTGATGTGCCACAGCGTGCTGGATTGCGACAACCTGGGCCACGCGCTCAAACGCATCCTGCGCTTCATGCGCCTGGTGCTCGACGACATGCACGGCAGCCTGGAAGTGGAAGGCGATCAGGCCGTATTGCGCCTGCATGACCGGCAAGGCCCCCAGCGCCTGTTCGCCTATGCAACCTTCCTGATCATGGTTTATGGCCTGGCCTGCTGGCTCACCGGGCGGCGCCTGCAGCTGATCGAAGGCGCCTTTCGCTGCCCCGAGTCGGACGCGTCGGGCGCGTCCGCCGAGTACCGCGTGCTGTTTTGCGAGGCCCTGCAGTTCGACGCGCCCCAGACGCGCCTGTGCCTGCCGGCGTCCGACCTGCAACTGCCCATCGTGCAGAACGCCGGCACGCTCCAGGCCTTCTTCAAGGGCGTGCCCGACAACTTCCTGGTCAAGTACCGCAACCCAAAGAGCCTGGCCGCGCGCATCCGCCGCCGTTTGCGCGAGCAGCCGCCGGCGCAATGGCCGGATCTGGCCGTGCTGTGTGGCGAGCTGCACCTGACCGAAGCCACCCTGCGCCGCCGCCTGCGCGAGGAGGGGCACAGCTACCAGTCGCTCAAGGACGACCTGCGGCGCGACATGGCCATCACGCGCCTGCAGGACAGCCGCCGCCCCATCGAAGCGATTGCGACCGAGCTGGGCTTTGCCGAGCCGGCCGCGTTCTACCGGGCGTTCAGGAAGTGGACGGGCGCACGGCCTTCGGACTACCGCGACGCCTTGCCATCGGTTGCTTCACGCTGA
- a CDS encoding AraC family transcriptional regulator codes for MLHTAPATPHHHRTVSVAYVRVLLSYLRSTGVDPACIYDEAALARIDRAEATSRYDLAEWCAALRRAQTCTGQADLIPAIAQHFQPWHAGVIGLTIMTSRTILHLGQELARFHYLLNDIYRVEIGIEGERFCLRLEPITPHVSAEVARLSLTGWVQILRALTGRHDLVFDGRFTGPAPQDIGPYKRAFGGEVRFDQTENSMWGPLPYIDLPLIPQDASAHSLLHDQAREQLAVVAQGTSRFIAKIEGLLRKRLSNGEVTLEMLAADLHMPPRTLQRRLDGLNMSFRKLVERVRKMQAVTYLQDTRMPLAQIATALGFANPGTFHRAFKRWTGRSPGEFRSGLKRTPCRPDEVDAHANVQDPTEA; via the coding sequence ATGCTGCACACCGCCCCCGCCACACCGCATCACCACCGAACCGTCAGCGTGGCGTATGTGCGGGTCTTGCTCAGCTACCTGCGCAGCACCGGTGTGGACCCGGCGTGCATCTACGATGAAGCCGCCCTGGCCCGCATCGACCGGGCCGAAGCCACATCGCGCTATGACCTGGCCGAATGGTGCGCGGCACTGCGGCGCGCGCAAACCTGCACCGGCCAGGCCGACCTGATCCCGGCCATCGCGCAGCACTTCCAGCCCTGGCACGCCGGCGTGATCGGCCTGACGATCATGACCAGCCGCACCATCTTGCACCTGGGCCAGGAGCTGGCGCGCTTTCATTACCTGCTCAATGACATCTACCGTGTCGAGATCGGCATCGAAGGCGAGCGCTTCTGCCTGCGGCTGGAGCCGATCACGCCGCATGTCTCGGCCGAAGTCGCCCGCTTGTCGCTCACGGGTTGGGTGCAGATCCTGCGCGCGTTGACTGGGCGGCACGATCTGGTGTTCGATGGCCGCTTCACCGGGCCAGCCCCTCAGGACATCGGGCCCTACAAGCGCGCATTTGGTGGCGAGGTGCGCTTTGATCAAACCGAGAATTCGATGTGGGGGCCCTTGCCTTACATCGACCTGCCCCTGATCCCCCAAGACGCCAGCGCGCACAGCCTGCTGCATGACCAGGCGCGCGAACAGCTGGCGGTGGTGGCGCAAGGCACCAGCCGCTTCATTGCCAAGATCGAGGGACTGCTGCGCAAGCGCCTGAGCAATGGCGAGGTGACGCTGGAGATGCTGGCTGCCGATCTGCACATGCCGCCGCGCACCTTGCAGCGCCGCCTCGATGGGCTCAACATGAGCTTTCGCAAGCTGGTGGAGCGGGTGCGCAAGATGCAGGCCGTGACCTACCTGCAAGACACCCGCATGCCCCTGGCCCAGATCGCCACGGCACTGGGTTTTGCCAACCCCGGCACCTTCCATCGCGCGTTCAAGCGCTGGACGGGCCGCTCACCGGGTGAGTTCCGCAGCGGGCTCAAACGCACGCCTTGCCGGCCTGACGAGGTCGATGCGCATGCCAACGTGCAGGACCCGACAGAGGCCTGA
- a CDS encoding TolC family protein: MPCLLACAAALCGMATGTVHAGTIEGEDGRALASMNGLSLRLSPMASTRTDVQTIALAGQAGEPLVLTWPEALSVAVQHVGTVRAALAQADAQAGVARQAWAQAYMPRLDLSAVAQQDRVQTPYDSSNKPSATVGLQASMPLWHGADRASERAQQALAQRSQWQARLVRMEAAREVSRAYLMAVEAATQLELLEVQRGLLAAQLQINEQRLRGGVGTSLERLETATRLDQLRVERQARRTRYETQRLILARLLSCEVAAVGRLGAQALLDDNGAPWVVPPVNEALASLREHSLAVQDAQAQVRAAQAELQARDAEAWHPSLDAVASVNRARQITKTTSGNESLSYTESTLGLQLNMPLYSGGRQPARQATSTALLTKAQAEYDDAWARAQGGLLEAYQGLAHARNQVRALRDMEASAQATLDALQRAFVAGYRSNLDLLNAQQQLIGTRSQGVSARVNVMLAQVDILALTEQLDAATIAPLSELLVQPALDSLPPMKDER; this comes from the coding sequence GTGCCCTGTTTGCTGGCTTGTGCGGCAGCCCTGTGCGGGATGGCCACCGGCACGGTGCATGCCGGCACCATCGAGGGTGAAGACGGGCGGGCGCTGGCTTCCATGAACGGCCTGAGCCTGCGCCTGAGCCCGATGGCCAGCACGCGAACGGATGTGCAGACCATCGCGCTGGCAGGCCAGGCCGGTGAGCCGCTGGTGTTGACCTGGCCTGAGGCCCTGTCTGTGGCGGTACAACATGTGGGCACGGTGCGCGCTGCATTGGCCCAGGCCGACGCGCAGGCCGGTGTGGCCCGCCAGGCCTGGGCGCAGGCCTACATGCCCCGGCTGGACCTGAGCGCCGTGGCGCAGCAAGACCGCGTGCAAACGCCGTATGACAGCAGCAACAAGCCCAGCGCCACTGTGGGGCTTCAGGCCAGCATGCCGCTGTGGCATGGCGCCGATCGTGCGTCCGAGCGCGCGCAGCAGGCCCTGGCCCAGCGCAGCCAATGGCAGGCCCGGCTGGTGCGCATGGAGGCGGCCAGAGAGGTCAGCCGCGCCTATCTGATGGCCGTGGAAGCGGCCACCCAGCTGGAGCTGCTGGAAGTGCAGCGTGGCCTGCTGGCCGCCCAGTTGCAGATCAACGAACAGCGCTTGCGCGGCGGGGTGGGCACCTCGCTGGAGCGCCTGGAAACCGCCACCCGGCTGGACCAGCTGCGCGTGGAGCGCCAGGCGCGCCGCACGCGTTACGAGACACAACGCCTGATCCTCGCGCGGCTCCTGTCGTGCGAGGTGGCGGCGGTGGGCCGCCTTGGGGCCCAGGCCTTGCTCGATGACAACGGCGCGCCCTGGGTGGTGCCGCCGGTGAACGAGGCCCTGGCCAGCCTGCGCGAGCACAGCCTGGCGGTGCAGGATGCGCAGGCCCAGGTGCGTGCGGCCCAGGCCGAGCTGCAGGCGCGTGATGCCGAAGCCTGGCACCCGTCGTTGGACGCGGTGGCCAGCGTCAACCGCGCCCGCCAGATCACCAAGACCACCTCCGGCAACGAATCGCTGAGCTACACCGAAAGCACGCTGGGGTTGCAGCTCAACATGCCCTTGTACAGCGGCGGCCGCCAGCCTGCGCGCCAGGCCACGTCCACTGCCTTGTTGACCAAGGCGCAGGCCGAGTACGACGACGCCTGGGCACGCGCGCAAGGCGGCCTGCTGGAGGCCTACCAGGGCCTGGCCCATGCACGCAACCAGGTCCGCGCCCTGCGGGACATGGAGGCCTCTGCCCAGGCCACGCTGGATGCGCTGCAACGCGCCTTCGTGGCGGGCTACCGCTCCAACCTGGACCTGCTCAATGCGCAGCAGCAATTGATCGGCACGCGCTCGCAAGGCGTGAGCGCGCGCGTCAACGTGATGCTGGCCCAGGTGGACATCCTGGCACTGACCGAGCAGCTCGATGCCGCCACGATTGCCCCGCTGTCCGAGCTGCTGGTGCAGCCCGCGCTCGACAGCCTTCCACCCATGAAAGACGAGCGATGA